The Phyllopteryx taeniolatus isolate TA_2022b chromosome 14, UOR_Ptae_1.2, whole genome shotgun sequence genome has a window encoding:
- the ptger4c gene encoding prostaglandin E receptor 4 (subtype EP4) c, translating into MMINDSIALATNVSEPPLALSLAHSNHSAFPALRLESRSLVTSATMFAVGVLGNLIAIVVLCISKKEQKETTFYTLVCGMAITDLLGTCFTSPVVIATYVAGRWPGGALLCHFFSFSMLFFGSAGMSILCAMAVERYLAINHAYFYSQHIDRTMARFALLSVYLANTVLCVMPSFGFGQHVRHFPGTWCFLDWRATDPLGACYSFLYGGAMLLLIAVTVLCNLAVCRSLVGMNQRTGIVRAEAGEQGGTRRRFPRLQSVSSAAEIQMFWLLVFMTIVFLVCSIPLVVRIFVNQIYGPAYISAGGKPDYRSDLLAIRFASFNPILDPWVYILCRKNLLLKGCGRLKRALTQVKETGGNQIGWVGGQDSPPSFKTNDTSYPSIRRNDVERRSAAGDAPSFTNFAMRHAWDYDTAPVNFHPFSVVASAVPGGTDEVGANVKQQQEDSVKASPGRPTSAHVRRGEMVTCTFSTPSSCQSLQCL; encoded by the exons ATGATGATCAACGACAGCATAGCGTTGGCCACCAATGTTTCGGAGCCGCCTCTCGCGCTCTCGCTGGCCCACAGCAACCACAGCGCGTTCCCCGCGCTGAGGCTGGAATCCCGCTCACTGGTCACCTCGGCCACCATGTTCGCCGTGGGCGTCCTGGGGAACCTGATCGCCATCGTGGTGCTGTGCATCTCCAAGAAGGAGCAGAAGGAGACCACCTTCTACACGCTGGTGTGCGGCATGGCCATCACGGACCTCCTGGGGACGTGCTTCACCAGCCCGGTGGTGATCGCGACCTACGTGGCGGGCCGGTGGCCCGGCGGAGCTCTTCTGTGTcacttcttctccttctccatGCTCTTCTTCGGCTCGGCCGGCATGTCTATCCTGTGCGCCATGGCCGTGGAGAGATACCTGGCCATTAACCACGCCTACTTCTACTCCCAGCACATAGACAGGACCATGGCTCGCTTCGCCCTCCTCTCAGTCTACCTGGCCAACACGGTCCTGTGCGTCATGCCCAGTTTCGGCTTCGGCCAGCACGTGAGACACTTCCCAGGAACGTGGTGCTTCCTGGACTGGAGGGCGACGGACCCCCTGGGCGCCTGCTACTCGTTCCTTTACGGCGGGGCGATGCTGCTGCTCATCGCCGTCACGGTGCTGTGCAACCTGGCCGTGTGCAGGTCTCTGGTGGGAATGAACCAGAGGACCGGGATCGTCCGGGCCGAGGCGGGCGAGCAGGGCGGCACCAGGAGACGCTTCCCCCGGCTGCAGTCGGTGTCCTCGGCGGCGGAGATCCAAATGTTCTGGCTGCTCGTTTTCATGACCATCGTTTTCCTGGTGTGCTCCATCCCTCTGGTG GTGAGAATCTTCGTGAACCAGATTTACGGCCCTGCTTATATTTCCGCCGGAGGGAAGCCCGACTACCGCAGCGACCTGTTGGCAATTCGCTTCGCCTCCTTCAACCCCATTTTGGACCCGTGGGTGTACATCCTGTGCCGGAAGAACCTGCTCCTGAAGGGCTGCGGGAGGCTGAAGCGGGCGCTGACTCAGGTGAAAGAGACCGGCGGTAATCAAATAGGCTGGGTCGGAGGTCAGGACTCCCCTCCGTCGTTCAAGACGAACGACACCAGCTACCCGTCGATacgcaggaatgacgtggagcGGCGATCGGCCGCCGGGGACGCGCCGTCCTTCACCAACTTCGCCATGAGACACGCATGGGACTACGACACAGCTCCGGTCAACTTCCACCCCTTCAGCGTGGTGGCGAGCGCGGTGCCCGGAGGCACGGACGAAGTAGGGGCTAATGTGAAGCAGCAGCAGGAAGATTCAGTGAAGGCCTCACCGGGGCGCCCCACTTCTGCGCATGTCAGGAGAGGAGAGATGGTCACGTGCACGTTCAGCACCCCGAGTTCCTGTCAATCACTTCAATGCCTCtaa